One Stenotrophomonas maltophilia DNA window includes the following coding sequences:
- a CDS encoding TonB-dependent receptor codes for MSPTRTSRGRLPVARPLVAALSALLPLVAAAQETPAAKDPVALDALQVTAQRRVENAKDVPVAISAIQGEKLDVLGSAGDDIRFLAARVPSLNIESSYGRAFPRFYIRGLGNTDFDLNASQPVSLVYDDVVQESPLLKGFPLFDLANVEVLRGPQGTLFGRNTPAGVVKFDSARPSQDADGYIRVGYGSYNSWNVQGAYGGPLTDRWSARVSAIYQRRDDWVDNTRVGAPNSGFEGYDEAAGRVQFLYEGDDFEALFNLHKRKLNGTARLFRANIIQKGGNSLVENFDRDKVANDGVNFSDLETWGGSARLQWNLGSVTLHSITGYETAESLNRGDIDGGYGDASLGAGNYGPGFIPFSSESADGLPHHRQWTQEFRVESNEWGRFDWQAGVFYFDEDVTINNFNYNSLKPGNPQTGHVVQNQRNKAWAVFASGDFDVTERFKLRAGVRYTQDKKDFNASVLQAVLPFGTPVSGPYLANTDVNDVSWDVSGVYKLTDNVNAYARVAKGFRAPSIQGRLAFAPGLSQADSEKVISYEAGIKADLFERRARLGLSVFRYNVDGQQLIAVGGTNNTATLLNADKTIGQGVELDLEAYLADNVLLTFGSSYNDTEIKDKDLAVAICGGGCTINDPTTVINGGTYALVNGNPLPQAPKWIHNATLRVGFPLSDGSELYAYTDWAYRSAVNFFIYESPEFRGRSSLEGGLRLGYNWDYGQYDVAVFGRNLTNQTRVVGAIDFNNLTGFLNEPRTWGVEFTAKF; via the coding sequence ATGTCCCCGACCCGCACTTCCCGTGGCCGCCTTCCGGTCGCGCGCCCCCTCGTTGCCGCTCTTTCCGCCCTGTTGCCGCTGGTAGCAGCCGCCCAGGAAACTCCCGCTGCCAAGGATCCGGTTGCCCTCGATGCCCTGCAGGTGACCGCGCAGCGGCGCGTTGAGAACGCCAAGGACGTGCCGGTCGCGATCAGCGCGATCCAGGGCGAGAAGCTCGATGTGCTGGGTTCGGCGGGCGATGACATCCGCTTCCTGGCCGCGCGCGTGCCCAGCCTCAACATCGAGTCGTCCTACGGCCGTGCCTTCCCGCGCTTCTACATCCGTGGCCTGGGCAACACCGACTTCGACCTCAATGCGTCGCAGCCGGTGTCGCTGGTGTACGACGACGTGGTGCAGGAAAGCCCGCTGCTGAAGGGCTTCCCGCTGTTCGACCTGGCCAACGTGGAAGTGCTGCGTGGCCCGCAGGGCACGCTGTTCGGCCGCAACACCCCGGCCGGCGTGGTCAAGTTCGATTCGGCGCGTCCGTCGCAGGATGCCGATGGCTACATCCGCGTCGGCTACGGCAGCTACAACAGCTGGAACGTGCAGGGCGCGTACGGCGGTCCGCTGACCGACCGCTGGTCGGCACGTGTCTCGGCCATCTACCAGCGCCGCGACGACTGGGTCGACAACACCCGCGTTGGCGCCCCCAACAGCGGTTTCGAAGGCTATGACGAAGCCGCCGGCCGCGTGCAGTTCCTGTACGAGGGCGACGACTTCGAAGCGCTGTTCAACCTGCACAAGCGCAAGCTCAACGGCACCGCGCGCCTGTTCCGCGCCAACATCATCCAGAAGGGTGGCAATTCACTGGTCGAGAACTTCGATCGCGACAAGGTTGCCAACGATGGCGTCAACTTCTCCGACCTGGAGACCTGGGGCGGCAGTGCGCGCCTGCAGTGGAACCTCGGTTCGGTGACCCTGCACTCGATCACCGGTTATGAAACCGCCGAATCGCTCAATCGTGGTGACATCGACGGTGGCTACGGCGACGCATCGCTGGGCGCTGGCAACTATGGGCCGGGCTTCATCCCGTTCTCGTCGGAGTCGGCCGACGGCCTGCCGCACCATCGCCAGTGGACGCAGGAGTTCCGCGTCGAATCCAACGAATGGGGCCGCTTCGACTGGCAGGCCGGCGTCTTCTATTTCGACGAAGACGTGACCATCAACAACTTCAACTACAACTCGTTGAAGCCGGGCAACCCGCAGACCGGCCATGTGGTGCAGAACCAGCGCAACAAGGCATGGGCGGTGTTCGCCTCGGGTGACTTCGATGTCACCGAGCGCTTCAAGCTGCGCGCCGGCGTGCGCTACACCCAGGACAAGAAGGACTTCAACGCCAGCGTGCTGCAGGCCGTCCTTCCGTTCGGCACCCCGGTCAGTGGCCCGTACCTGGCCAACACCGACGTCAACGACGTCAGCTGGGATGTCAGCGGCGTGTACAAGCTGACCGACAACGTGAATGCCTACGCCCGCGTGGCCAAGGGCTTCCGTGCGCCGTCGATCCAGGGCCGCCTGGCCTTCGCGCCGGGCCTGTCGCAGGCCGATTCGGAGAAGGTGATCTCGTACGAAGCCGGCATCAAGGCCGACCTGTTCGAGCGCCGCGCGCGCCTGGGCCTGAGCGTGTTCCGCTACAACGTTGACGGCCAGCAGTTGATCGCGGTGGGCGGCACCAACAACACCGCCACCCTGCTCAACGCTGACAAGACCATCGGCCAGGGCGTGGAGCTGGACCTGGAAGCCTATCTGGCTGACAACGTGCTGCTGACCTTCGGCAGCAGCTACAACGACACCGAGATCAAGGACAAGGATCTGGCGGTAGCGATCTGCGGCGGTGGCTGCACCATCAACGACCCGACCACCGTCATCAACGGTGGCACCTATGCGCTGGTGAACGGCAACCCGCTGCCGCAGGCGCCGAAGTGGATCCACAACGCGACCCTGCGTGTCGGCTTCCCGCTCAGCGATGGCAGCGAGCTGTATGCCTACACCGACTGGGCCTACCGCAGCGCGGTGAACTTCTTCATCTACGAGTCGCCGGAATTCCGCGGCCGTAGTTCGCTGGAAGGCGGCCTGCGCCTGGGCTACAACTGGGATTACGGCCAGTACGACGTGGCCGTGTTCGGCCGCAACCTGACCAACCAGACCCGCGTGGTCGGCGCGATCGACTTCAACAACCTGACCGGCTTCCTCAACGAGCCGCGTACCTGGGGCGTGGAGTTCACCGCGAAGTTCTGA
- a CDS encoding acid phosphatase has protein sequence MSLISHPARPLLGLAVVAALAGCAATAAKPTAVEANITTKAVGYLDKSAVPASLDLVPAPPVAGSAALALDEQVSREARALRGSPRFAQAGVDAELGFPEGANHFSCAADIDVDAVKTPALYRLLERSRIDASAATKAAKNHYQRPRPFMVNGEPTCSPKDEEGLRKNGSYPSGHTSIGWAWALILSEIAPDRADAIQARGRNYGESRLVCNVHWQSDILEGRFMGAAAVARLHDNAAFNKDLLAARKEIAAARKAGLHSSRDCAAENAVLKVRPQSAL, from the coding sequence ATGTCGCTGATTTCCCACCCTGCCCGCCCGCTGCTCGGCCTTGCCGTCGTTGCGGCCCTGGCTGGTTGTGCCGCCACCGCCGCCAAGCCGACCGCCGTTGAAGCCAACATCACCACCAAGGCGGTGGGCTATCTGGACAAGAGCGCGGTACCGGCCAGCCTCGACCTGGTGCCAGCACCGCCGGTGGCCGGTTCGGCCGCCCTTGCCCTCGACGAACAGGTCAGCCGTGAAGCCCGCGCGCTGCGTGGCAGCCCGCGCTTCGCCCAGGCCGGTGTCGATGCGGAACTCGGTTTCCCCGAAGGCGCCAACCACTTCTCCTGCGCCGCCGACATCGACGTCGATGCGGTGAAGACCCCGGCGCTGTACCGCCTGCTCGAGCGCAGCCGGATCGACGCCAGCGCCGCCACCAAGGCCGCCAAGAACCACTACCAGCGCCCGCGCCCGTTCATGGTCAATGGTGAACCGACCTGCTCGCCGAAGGACGAAGAAGGCCTGCGCAAGAACGGCTCGTACCCGTCCGGCCACACCTCGATCGGCTGGGCCTGGGCCCTGATCCTGTCGGAGATCGCACCGGATCGCGCCGATGCGATCCAGGCGCGCGGCCGCAACTACGGCGAGAGCCGTCTGGTGTGCAACGTGCACTGGCAGAGCGACATCCTGGAAGGCCGCTTCATGGGCGCCGCCGCCGTGGCCCGCCTGCACGACAACGCCGCGTTCAACAAGGACCTGCTGGCCGCACGCAAGGAGATCGCTGCCGCGCGCAAGGCTGGCCTGCACTCCAGCCGCGACTGCGCAGCCGAGAATGCGGTACTGAAGGTGCGCCCGCAGAGCGCGCTGTAA